A stretch of the uncultured Desulfobacter sp. genome encodes the following:
- a CDS encoding acidic tetraheme cytochrome c3 TmcA: MKIKILMIALIFFACNGISMVFSDQAAAGDDIVRMDTSAFDRLRRPAAVFDHDLHNETAQIDDCAVCHHVWENGEIVPDESSEDTPCSDCHGLTEGPNNPMPLANAFHVQCRSCHIRTGKGPLLCAECHQK, from the coding sequence ATGAAGATAAAAATTCTGATGATCGCATTGATCTTTTTTGCGTGCAACGGGATTTCAATGGTATTCAGTGATCAGGCCGCTGCCGGGGACGATATCGTTCGCATGGACACGTCGGCTTTCGACCGGCTAAGACGTCCTGCAGCAGTGTTTGATCATGACTTGCACAATGAAACTGCGCAAATAGATGACTGTGCTGTTTGCCATCATGTATGGGAAAACGGGGAGATCGTGCCTGACGAATCCAGTGAGGATACTCCCTGTTCGGACTGCCACGGTCTTACTGAAGGACCGAATAACCCAATGCCTTTAGCCAATGCCTTTCATGTCCAATGCCGAAGCTGTCACATAAGAACAGGAAAAGGTCCTTTGCTTTGTGCTGAATGCCATCAAAAATAA
- a CDS encoding electron transfer complex ferredoxin TmcB has product MQDTSLMEAKQQDEKMDPAIEGGLERLTQEKIVKGINQVLHEESGARLTAYVQTCMRCGLCSDACSYFLSNDKDPRFSPAAKVKQTIWEMLDKKGNVSKDFLRRAVRIAHLECNVCRRCSMYCPFGIDIAYMMLLVRRICHKLEITPQYIQDTVNSHSATLNQMWVKEDEWIDTLQWQEEDAREEFENLRIPLDKKGADIMYSVIAPEPKFQAGLIYQAAVMMHAAGINWTMPSCPGWDNSNMAMYTGDNEISGRITRAFYEAAADLNVKRIVMGECGHAFRSIYDVGNRWVSWAMPPFEVVHAIEFYHELLTSGRIKIKEKFKEKVTLHDPCNVSRGRGLHDMARAVVNMTCSDFVEMTPNREHNYCCGAGGGVINCGPPYKNERMVNNRVKAEQLKATGANVLIAPCHNCHSGLEDIVHHYELGMDVKFLGDIIFETMDKKVYVPGE; this is encoded by the coding sequence ATGCAAGATACCTCACTAATGGAAGCTAAACAGCAGGATGAAAAAATGGATCCAGCCATAGAAGGTGGGCTTGAACGGCTTACCCAGGAGAAAATTGTCAAAGGAATCAACCAAGTGCTCCATGAAGAGTCCGGGGCCAGGTTGACGGCGTATGTTCAGACCTGTATGCGCTGCGGGCTTTGTTCTGATGCCTGTAGTTATTTTTTGTCCAATGACAAAGATCCACGATTTTCTCCTGCAGCCAAGGTTAAACAGACAATCTGGGAAATGCTTGACAAAAAAGGAAATGTCTCAAAGGATTTTTTGCGTCGGGCCGTACGCATTGCCCATCTGGAATGCAATGTCTGCCGAAGATGTTCCATGTACTGCCCCTTTGGAATTGATATCGCATATATGATGCTGCTGGTCAGGCGCATCTGTCACAAGCTTGAGATTACCCCCCAGTATATACAGGATACGGTTAATTCCCATTCAGCCACCTTGAATCAAATGTGGGTCAAGGAGGATGAATGGATCGACACCTTGCAGTGGCAGGAGGAAGATGCCAGGGAAGAATTTGAAAATCTTCGTATCCCCCTGGATAAAAAAGGCGCGGATATCATGTATTCCGTTATTGCGCCGGAACCTAAATTCCAGGCAGGTCTGATTTATCAGGCTGCGGTCATGATGCATGCGGCGGGCATAAACTGGACTATGCCGTCATGCCCGGGCTGGGATAACTCCAACATGGCGATGTATACAGGGGATAATGAAATTTCAGGCAGAATCACCAGGGCCTTTTACGAGGCTGCCGCTGATTTAAATGTCAAACGTATTGTCATGGGCGAGTGCGGTCATGCATTTCGTTCAATCTATGACGTTGGCAACAGATGGGTTTCGTGGGCCATGCCGCCTTTTGAGGTCGTCCATGCCATTGAGTTTTACCATGAGCTGCTTACCTCAGGCAGGATTAAGATAAAAGAAAAATTCAAGGAAAAGGTCACCCTTCATGATCCGTGCAATGTCTCTAGGGGACGTGGTCTGCATGATATGGCAAGAGCGGTAGTGAATATGACCTGTTCGGATTTTGTGGAAATGACACCAAATCGGGAACACAATTACTGCTGTGGTGCCGGTGGCGGGGTAATTAACTGCGGACCGCCTTATAAAAATGAGCGTATGGTAAATAACCGCGTTAAGGCTGAACAGCTCAAAGCAACCGGTGCCAATGTATTAATTGCACCGTGTCATAATTGTCATTCTGGTCTTGAGGACATTGTACACCATTATGAACTGGGCATGGACGTGAAATTTCTAGGAGATATTATTTTTGAAACCATGGATAAAAAGGTCTATGTGCCGGGAGAGTAA
- a CDS encoding TmcC family electron transfer complex membrane anchor subunit: MNAFIDFIMGPMVWISFFIFIGGLSFKAVSFIRELKHKEPYIFSYMTVFHSLRSIGAWLIPFFPVSTRKKPLFYGISYLFHLLLFAAPIFLSAHVVLVQEAFDISWPVFDDQIADALTVIVIASLVFFGVRRIMVPDVKFLTSPTDFLLIAVVLLPFLTGFLAYHQFFAYRWVMIVHILCGELMLIMIPFSRFSHMMFAPFTRAYTGSEFGSVRHARDW; encoded by the coding sequence ATGAATGCTTTTATAGATTTTATAATGGGCCCCATGGTGTGGATTTCTTTTTTTATTTTTATCGGCGGTCTTAGTTTTAAGGCAGTTAGTTTTATTCGTGAACTTAAACACAAAGAGCCATATATTTTTTCCTATATGACTGTTTTTCACAGCCTGCGTTCCATTGGCGCATGGTTAATTCCATTTTTCCCGGTGTCCACCCGGAAAAAACCTTTATTTTACGGCATATCCTATCTTTTTCATCTGCTTTTGTTCGCAGCGCCAATCTTTTTGTCTGCTCATGTGGTTCTGGTGCAGGAAGCCTTTGATATTTCCTGGCCTGTATTCGACGACCAGATTGCAGATGCTTTGACCGTTATTGTGATTGCCTCTCTGGTATTTTTTGGGGTTCGGCGGATTATGGTGCCGGATGTAAAATTTTTAACATCGCCAACAGATTTTTTACTGATCGCCGTGGTGCTGTTGCCTTTTTTGACCGGATTTCTTGCCTATCATCAATTTTTTGCATACAGATGGGTAATGATTGTTCATATCCTGTGTGGAGAGCTCATGCTGATTATGATTCCGTTTTCACGGTTTTCCCATATGATGTTTGCCCCGTTTACCCGGGCCTATACCGGGTCTGAATTTGGTAGTGTCAGGCACGCAAGGGACTGGTAA
- a CDS encoding electron transfer complex subunit TmcD — MKDIQSWDWSTPLKEISVQEMESEYNWVEDPCISADGESLANIVNLDEAAFGICVNGKLWEGEYEKAWSLKALPDNRLAACVCQDEQWSLVIDGTPWSSQFDFIWDLQWNCDGSKVSIAFQQDMEYGMAVNDAPWEQTFESMTGMTLSENGDTAAVVQVTSMAAADVNAFSQGLFSVAKNGVPGNEHFFNIWDINFDNRGENLTWAIRFDRQTYGVVVNGTCWDNRFVAVWKPIFCKDGKNVAAPVRTKGKWFLYQDDRQLWQNGYNNIWHLALNPVTGALCAIVAPKFGKWTVAQDDTPWTLEWDGMVRQMVHSKDGSALVAVFKDKGLWGLAKNDKAFQISCDKIFSPCLSDNGSLVAVSYEKQGKYYVNVNDQVVAGPYEYMTDPVIGPNEDKILVKGIENGIYKRSVITV; from the coding sequence ATGAAAGACATACAATCATGGGATTGGAGCACCCCGCTCAAAGAGATTTCCGTTCAAGAAATGGAATCCGAATACAACTGGGTGGAAGATCCCTGCATTTCAGCTGATGGGGAGTCATTGGCGAATATTGTAAACCTTGATGAGGCTGCCTTTGGTATCTGTGTCAACGGGAAATTGTGGGAAGGTGAATATGAAAAGGCATGGAGCCTCAAAGCATTACCTGATAACCGGTTGGCAGCTTGTGTCTGTCAGGATGAGCAATGGTCACTGGTCATAGACGGCACGCCTTGGTCCAGCCAGTTTGATTTTATTTGGGATTTACAGTGGAATTGTGACGGTTCAAAGGTCAGTATTGCTTTCCAGCAGGACATGGAATACGGCATGGCTGTGAATGATGCGCCCTGGGAGCAGACCTTTGAAAGTATGACGGGAATGACTTTAAGTGAAAATGGTGACACGGCTGCCGTTGTCCAGGTGACATCCATGGCAGCTGCAGACGTGAACGCTTTTTCTCAGGGGCTTTTTTCCGTCGCCAAAAATGGTGTACCCGGCAATGAACATTTTTTTAACATTTGGGACATTAATTTTGACAACCGCGGCGAAAATCTTACCTGGGCGATTAGATTCGATCGTCAGACCTACGGGGTGGTGGTAAATGGCACATGCTGGGACAATCGGTTTGTCGCTGTGTGGAAGCCGATTTTCTGCAAAGATGGTAAGAACGTTGCAGCACCGGTAAGAACCAAAGGAAAATGGTTTTTGTATCAGGATGACCGACAATTATGGCAAAACGGCTATAACAATATTTGGCATTTGGCTTTAAATCCAGTAACTGGAGCGTTGTGCGCCATTGTAGCCCCTAAATTTGGAAAATGGACCGTTGCTCAGGATGATACGCCGTGGACCCTTGAATGGGACGGCATGGTCAGGCAAATGGTTCACTCAAAGGACGGCTCTGCCTTGGTCGCTGTATTTAAAGACAAAGGGCTATGGGGACTGGCAAAAAACGACAAAGCATTTCAGATTTCCTGCGATAAAATTTTTTCACCCTGTCTAAGTGATAATGGATCTCTGGTTGCCGTAAGCTATGAAAAGCAAGGGAAATACTATGTTAATGTCAATGACCAGGTGGTGGCAGGGCCTTATGAATACATGACGGACCCTGTGATTGGACCAAACGAAGATAAGATTTTGGTCAAAGGTATTGAAAACGGGATATATAAACGCAGCGTCATCACTGTGTAA
- a CDS encoding iron-sulfur cluster assembly scaffold protein: MESQDFWNVHSLTLIEMAYDAGSRERLENPDGYGARTGVCGDSVEFFIMVDQNNCLSSISFDFDGCVYTAACCNSVAHLAKGHTVDNAWNITDEMVKAYLQTLPEDHYHCAELCVGAFYLALTDYQKKQGIEKKL; this comes from the coding sequence ATGGAAAGCCAGGATTTTTGGAACGTACACTCTCTTACGCTCATTGAAATGGCCTATGATGCAGGCTCCAGAGAACGGCTTGAAAATCCGGATGGGTATGGGGCCCGGACCGGCGTGTGTGGAGACAGCGTAGAGTTCTTTATCATGGTGGACCAAAATAATTGCTTAAGTTCTATTTCCTTTGACTTTGACGGCTGCGTATATACCGCAGCGTGCTGCAATAGCGTGGCGCATCTGGCCAAGGGGCATACTGTTGATAATGCCTGGAATATTACTGACGAAATGGTTAAGGCGTATCTGCAAACCTTGCCTGAAGATCATTATCATTGTGCAGAGCTTTGTGTCGGTGCTTTTTATCTGGCATTGACAGATTACCAGAAAAAACAGGGCATTGAAAAAAAGTTGTAA
- a CDS encoding methylenetetrahydrofolate reductase: MKTESRLEKVLASGQLAVTSEVGPPRGCNVDIIKEKANMIKDYVDGINITDNQTAMVRMSSIAGGIAIKQMGLDPIIQMVSRDRNRLAMQSDILGAYALGCNTMLCLSGDHPQFGDHPMAKPVYDIDSINMIKMVKDMRDEGKFQGGEDITEPPKMFIGAAANPFADPFELRVMRLAKKVAAGVDFIQTQCIFNVDKFEEWMKQVVDRGLDEKVAILAGITPMKSLGMAKYMKNKVPGMDIPDAIIDRLAGVDKDKQAEEGIKMAIEQMQRLKECKGVKGFHIMAIEWEEKVPELVKGAGLDPRPEV; the protein is encoded by the coding sequence ATGAAAACTGAAAGCAGACTGGAAAAAGTACTGGCCTCAGGCCAACTGGCCGTAACCTCTGAAGTAGGTCCTCCCAGGGGTTGCAACGTTGATATTATCAAAGAAAAAGCCAACATGATCAAAGATTATGTGGACGGCATCAATATTACGGACAACCAGACCGCCATGGTCAGAATGTCCTCTATTGCCGGCGGCATTGCTATTAAACAGATGGGACTTGATCCCATTATCCAAATGGTATCCCGGGACAGAAACCGTCTGGCTATGCAGTCTGACATTCTTGGTGCGTATGCCCTTGGTTGTAACACCATGCTTTGTCTGTCCGGCGATCATCCCCAATTTGGCGACCATCCCATGGCAAAGCCCGTATATGACATTGACTCCATCAACATGATTAAGATGGTCAAAGATATGCGTGATGAAGGCAAGTTCCAGGGTGGAGAAGATATTACGGAACCGCCTAAAATGTTCATTGGTGCGGCTGCCAACCCCTTTGCCGATCCGTTTGAACTGCGGGTTATGCGTCTGGCCAAGAAAGTGGCGGCTGGTGTAGACTTCATTCAAACTCAGTGTATCTTTAATGTGGATAAGTTTGAAGAGTGGATGAAACAGGTGGTTGATCGTGGCTTGGACGAAAAAGTCGCTATCCTTGCAGGTATTACCCCCATGAAATCCCTGGGTATGGCCAAATATATGAAGAACAAAGTGCCCGGCATGGATATTCCTGACGCAATTATTGACCGCCTTGCCGGCGTGGATAAAGACAAACAGGCCGAAGAAGGCATCAAGATGGCCATTGAGCAGATGCAGCGCCTCAAAGAATGCAAAGGTGTCAAAGGCTTCCATATTATGGCCATTGAATGGGAAGAAAAAGTGCCTGAGCTTGTGAAGGGTGCCGGGCTTGATCCTCGTCCTGAGGTTTAA